DNA from Sulfitobacter albidus:
CGCGAGTGCGAAGGGTCATGGGCGTCTCCTGTGGTTGGGGGCAGGTTAGCAGGGGGCGGTGCCGGGGGTGTTGTCCGATTGCGCCGCGTGCGGGCGCGGGGGTGGCGCGAATGGTCTTGACGGGCCGCGCGGTTGCGGTCCCTTGTGAGCGCATGGACATCTTACACACCCCCCGCCCCGCGCCGCTGACCGGTTTGCACGACATTCCGCTGCCCTCGGGCGATGCGCCGCGCGCGCAGGCGCTGGTGGCGCGTTGCCCGTCCTACGCGCAGACGCCGCTGGAGACGTCGGTGGCCATCGCCACCGAGGCCGGCGTGCAGGACGTCTGGATCAAGGACGAGCGCGGGCGCATGGGGCTGGGCAGCTTCAAGGCGCTGGGCGCGGCCTATGTGATCGCCGTGGATAAAGAACGCGGCGAGGCGTCGGGGCGCACCTATGTGACCGCGAGTGCGGGCAATCACGGGCTGTCGGTGGCGGCGGGTGCGCGGGTGTTTGGGGCGGCGTCGGTCGTATACATCGCGCAGACGGTGCCCGAAGGCTTTGCCGCGCGGCTGGAGGCGGAGGGTGCCGAGGTGCGCCGCGAGGGCGCGACCTATGAGGACAGCCTACGCGCGGCGGAAGAGGCGGCGCAGGCCAACGGCTGGGCGCTTTTGTCGGACGGCAGTTGGCACGGCTATACCGAGCGGCCGCACCGCCTGATGGAGGGTTACACCGTGCTGATGGCCGAGGCGATTGCGCAGGTGCCCGATGTGCCGACGCATATCTTTTTACAGGCGGGTGTGGGCGGGCTGGCCTGTGCCTGCGCGCGGCTGGCGCGGCAGGCCTGGGGCGACGCGCCGCGCATCGTGGTGGTTGAGCCGGAGGCGGCGGCGGCGCTGCAGGGATCGATCAAGGCGGGTGCGGCGGTGGAAAGCGCCGGGCCGGTGTCCGACATGGGGCGGCTCGATTGCAAGATGCCCTCGCTCATCGCGCTCAAGGGGTTGGCGCAGGATGCCGACGCCTACGCGCTGCTGAGCGAGGCCGAGGGGCAGGCCGGCGCGGGGCTGGCGATGGTGGCGGGGCTGGAAAGCTCGCCTTCGGGGGCGGCGGGGATCGCGGCGCTGATGGCGCTGTCGCAGGAGCAGCGCGAGGGTCTGGGCCTCGATGCCGCCTCGCGCGTGCTGTGCATCCTCAGCGAAGGGCCCGCGTGAGCGCGTTTGACTACATCCGCTCAGAGCCGGGGCCCGCGCCGCTGGGTCTGATCGTGTTGCAGGTGGACGAGACGATCGAGGCG
Protein-coding regions in this window:
- a CDS encoding pyridoxal-phosphate dependent enzyme yields the protein MDILHTPRPAPLTGLHDIPLPSGDAPRAQALVARCPSYAQTPLETSVAIATEAGVQDVWIKDERGRMGLGSFKALGAAYVIAVDKERGEASGRTYVTASAGNHGLSVAAGARVFGAASVVYIAQTVPEGFAARLEAEGAEVRREGATYEDSLRAAEEAAQANGWALLSDGSWHGYTERPHRLMEGYTVLMAEAIAQVPDVPTHIFLQAGVGGLACACARLARQAWGDAPRIVVVEPEAAAALQGSIKAGAAVESAGPVSDMGRLDCKMPSLIALKGLAQDADAYALLSEAEGQAGAGLAMVAGLESSPSGAAGIAALMALSQEQREGLGLDAASRVLCILSEGPA